The Serinus canaria isolate serCan28SL12 chromosome 2, serCan2020, whole genome shotgun sequence genomic interval aaatacatcacAGTAAATAGTACTTGTTTGCATTTGGCAAGCTTGGCTCCTTTCAGGAAATGCAGACAATGCCATGCCAAAATGATTCTATcattaggaaaaatgtcttcagtAAAAGGGTCATCAAGtattggaacaggttgcccagggagctggTTGAATCACAgtcctggaggtatttaaaagacatgaaGGTGTGGCATTagagacatggtttagtgataTACCTGGCCATGCTGGTTTAACAATAGGACTCAGAGATCTTACAGGCTTCTTCCACCCTAAATGATTCTATCATTGAAATTCAAATGTGAATAAAAATCATTTTTGCATAGCCATGATGAGACCCATAATATCTTGGTAACCACAACTCCAGCTCAAAAAAGAGTTAAATTGCTCTACTCTGCCCATTCTCATGCCAGCAAATAATTCATCCAAAAAAATTTGTGTGCCCTACTTACACAAACAAACTGGACAGCACATAAATAATTCACAGAATGGCAGCCTCTTTTATTAACTGCATACTGACAGACTCTGACAGAAACATGAAACATGGCTGAAACCACCATATAGGACCAAGTTCCATATGTACTCTGTAAATCAGAAATGCACCTGGCCTATGAATGAAAAATTTGCTCTTTTTTGATAGATCAGGCATGAGGAAGCTGTTATACATTTGTGGACCAGCTGCTTCTTAGCAGTATGTTATACTGCTGGCAGGTCCTCAGTACAAGCAAGAATCAAGCACAGATTCAGCTCTCACCAAGTGAACATTAACTAATTCACCAAAaatctttctatttttctgacATACTACACCCTTAAAGAAATACTCAGGTTAAAAACAAATGTgtaattttaagtttttatcCATTTGATACCATCTTACCTcagataataataatatatatatatataagatatatatatacatatatatagatatatatatatagatatatatatatatatagatatatctatatatatatatatatattatatatatatatatgtatatatatatatatatccccttccttccttccttcttctctgggACCTCTCACATCTGTTCAGTGCTCTCTTTCCATTGGTTGCTGTGAATAAAGTAGACACTGCTATTCCCTAAAGTCTCTACCTGTAGCATTTCTTAGCTTCAGCACCAGAATACAGGATCACAACTGAatcaggaaggaaggaatcaGGTAGGAAGACAAGGAACCAAAAGTaaggaaacacagagagaacaccatggggaaggaagaaaaagtgaaatttcatTATATGCTTCTGGCACTTGGCATTGGAAAGTGGCATCTATCCTTCTTCACTCACTGTCCATATGGTTCTAATCAAATAAGGGAGTCAGCAAAGTCAAGGAATTGGGCCAAGAGTAAGGTAATTTTCaatgaaggagaaagagaaagaaaaaaaaattggaaaaatagGAGGATGAGTGAGATATAGGggaaaaatagataaaaatacTGAAGCAAGAAGTCCAAATcccaaaacatgaaaaaatatatatcccTAATAGGGGTAGGGGGAATAGGGGTGGGACTTGGGACATAGGGGGAGACAGAGAGGATATTAACAGGGACAGTAATAGGATGTGTGTTATTATGCAAATTACAGCTAGACCTGAGTAGACTATGGGATGTTTTGTGCATGCAGAGTGTGAACTGCCATGTTCACACAGCCACACCTTTCTACCTTCCAGAATTCTTGACAATCAGCTGTCTCCAGCCATTACTAAACATGACTGTACATAAACACACCATAGCAGTAGTAGTAGAATTAATTGGTGAGAAAAGTATATCATTAAAATGTTCATCTACTTTAAATACAACAGTATTAAGATTTTACAGATCAGGTTCTCTCTACAGAACTTGTGTCCCTTCAGGCATTGGTGCACACTGCAAGCTCCAAGTGTAGTTCAGTCATTTGGAGGGCGGTGTGGCCTCTCACCACCCATTTGTACAGCTTatccaggggctgtgccaccaaCCTCCATCATCTatgctctgctcttccccagctgtCTCTACTATTTCCTCTTTTGTGGGGATACTTGAAAATACAGGCACGAGTAAGTGATGCGAAAACATGACTAACTCACACGCAAATTTCTGCCAGGAAATTTGCCAGGTTGCTATGGGAAACACACACTGCAAGGAGCATCTGCTCCCTGACTTCCCTTCTCTGTCCTAACACATCCCCTTACACTCTCAGGAGGCTAAGCTATCCTTGCTGACACACAGGAATATATTAACAGGGTCTATGATTCCCTTTCACAAATTCTGGATgatttgtattttcaatttttgtttttttgcactCAGCCTAACAAGAAATCTGACCCACAGAAAATTTGTGTCCTTGTATGATGGTCAGTTCTGCAAGACCAAGATACAACCTCAACACTGAAAACTGGCCATATTATCATGATGTTTCTATTGTCATTTGGAACTCACAGACATTATAAACCAAACGATTTCAAACACACAGGAATCCAAAGACACTTAATACATGTTTTACACCAGTCATCACTTAGAAAGTGTTAGATGGAAGCTTCAGTCTTCCCTGCAGGCCATCTCCAATGTCTCATGCATGGTTACATGAAGTGGCACTTGTCATTCTTCCCTCCtgttacataatttttttaaacaaaacaagcacATTCTACAAAGGACTCTTTTGCCTTACAGATATCCCTGCAATCCAAACAGTCTGGAAACCACCTGTTGGTTCAACATATCCACAGCATCTACAGTCTGGTTCATCAGATAGGAAAACAGGGAATTACTTCAAAGCTTAAATGTTAATCTGGGCTATCTGGGTAAAGGATAATTTAACAGGAAGAATGTTTCAGCCAGATACATGATTTAAACACTTTTTCTGCAGAAGGGTGTTTTCTAGTAAATTGAAAAAATACTTGATTTTGGCAACAGACATGACTACACATATTAGCCCACAGACATGCTGGTGGAGATGTGATGGGTTCTATTCTTATGCTTCACCTTCaataatacatattttcaaTCCCAGGTTTTTTCATCCAGAACCTTTGTGACATTTGCCCTCTGTCTTGTTTCCAAAACCTAGTGCAACATTCCcctcagcagctggcagggagaaagaggaagacaGGAGAGAAACTGGGAATGAAGTTAAGCCTGGGAAGAAAGGAGAGGTGGAAGAAGGAGGTTTaggtttcagcttttatttctctaCTTGGATTTGACTGgtaacaaattaaaataatttcctcaaGTGGAGACTGTTTTGCCCATAACAGTAATTGGTGAGTGACCTCCCACTGCCCTTATGTCTCAATACATGTGCCTTACTTTCTCTCCCTTGCTCAGCTGACCCTGACTTTGGTGGGCACCAGGCATCCAGCCAGAGTCAACTCACCACCCACAAttagatgggttttttttttgttggtttttttttttttttttggggggggggtgtgtttggtggttttttttgttttgttgtgggttttttatttttgttttggtttttttggtttttttactctCCACAATCCATAGTTACTGAGCCTGGATACTGAACATATGCTTCCCCTATTTCAGTATCTCAGTGGGAGCAACTAATGATACAATttgaaacacacagaaacacacattCAGCAGTAGCCTAAGatacagaaaagcagagagaaaaaatggatAGCTGTAACTTCTGTAAAGtgctgggtttcttttttcaatCACTACTTTAATTCTGATTACTCACAGCAAAGTCTGGCCCTAAAAGCTAGGCATATCTACACTGTCAAGTACAGATAGAGCAGGAAGAGAGAGTGTTAACAAAATGAAGTGGGGTCATTTGCTGGTCAGTGTGGTAAACAAGCAGCTATGTGTTTCTCAGGAGCAATAAGGTTATTGCAGGAGTGTTTGGGACACTGTCGAAGAAAGAAACAGCTCCTTGTGAAATTGTAAAAGAGAAGCTCCTTCCAAAGCAGAGAGAGCTCTTTTACAGGATTCAGAAATACTTCAAAGACTTCATGCAATCattgaatggtttgggatggaaaggaacttcaagatcatttagttccaatgcccctgccatgggcagggacgccttccactagaccaggttgctcagagccccattcaacctggccttgaacacttcaaggaatggggcatccacagcttctctgtgcgACCTGTTCTACTCTCACAAGGAAGGATGTCTTCCCTATATTCAACCCAAATATTCCCTCTCAGTTTGAACTCATTACTCTTTGTCTTACTTAAGACAGTTAATTCTGCCTTCTGAATATAAATTACCAATGTTACTACAAAAACAAGCCTGGAAGATTTGACTGCCCAGGGGAAAAAGGGACttaatttcattatatttaatagggggtggaaaaaaattatttaaaaaaacccagcaaaacagAGTGATCCAGCTGGACCAAAACTCAGTACATATGTCAGTGCATTACACAGAAAACCTCTCAGAAAATAGtccaggaaggggaaggagtTATCAACCCAATGAAAAAGGTTAATTTTTCTCCCAGGAGATGACTCCACTATTCCAGTGAATTCTTTAATTCGCAGTACTTTCCAACACAAGTACTTACcgattttttttcccaagcagaCATGTTGCATTTCACACTAGCAGAAGCACTGTAACGTTTTATTCATGTACAAATGATTCCAGTGAAAGCTGCGCCATCAGAGCAAGCATCTCATGAGATgctttttggaaagaaaatcgAAGGTGGGAGATGAGCAGTGCAACAAAAGCCTTTATTCCTTCCTAGCGATCGTGTTATGCCTTTTAAAATCCAACCCCCCCGAGTATTTGCACCAGGGAGCGCAGGCGGGTGTGGGTAGGCAGAGATGCTCCGCGCTCCGTGGTAGGCAAGGAACACATCGGGGGCAGCATCGCTCCCGCATCTCCCGCCACCGCCGCCCCTCCGCGGACACGCGCGGGCGCGCCCCCGAGCGCCGCCCAACGGCCGCGCGGGTCCCGCCGCGTCCGGCTCGGGGCCGAGCCCGCGCCGCGCTCGCCGCCGTGCGCCGCCTGGCGGGGGGAGGCCGTGCCCGCGCCCCGGGCTCGCACACGCGGCGGGCGCAGGCGCGGCGCGGAGGGAACGGCCGCGGCCCGCGCGCCCCCGCGGCCCGAGCCGCGCGTCCCCCTGAGCGGGGGGAGGGCGATGGGAACTGGCGCTCTGCAGGCCCCGCTgctcccccctccccgccgccccagcctcctcctcctcctcctccgcgCTCCCCGGGTACAGGCGCGCCCTCTGCTCGCACCGCGCATGCACGCACACCCCGCGCCCCCCCCTCCCCGAGCGCGCGCGCGCGCGCACTGGAGTGCTCGTGCAGGAGGCGGCGGTGACGGCCGGAGAGACGCGCGCaggcccccccccccccccaagaccccctccccaaattcccccccattccctccctccctccttcccgtcccttcccccGTCCCCCTCCCGCGCGGCGGCAGTGGCAGCGGCAGCCCCCCCGCGCCCACCCGGGAAGCGCGGCTCCGCGCGCGCGGGCGGGCGGCAGGTAAGCGCGAGccctctcccccctcctcccccgcGCCCCTCCCGCGCTGCGGCCAGGCCGCCGTTGCGCTGCGCGCGCGCGCGCTCTCCCTCGCAcgccccctccctcctcctcctcctcctcctcctcctcctccaccccctcccccccccgccATCCCTCCCCCGCTCGCCGCCGCCGTTACAGCCCCGGCAGCGCGCGCTGGGTGAGATGGCGCTGCCGCGGGCGCGCCCGCCGTCAGCAGCCCCGGCGCCGCCGCGCGCCTGCCTCCCGCGGGCGAGGGGAGGGCCAgcgggagggggaggaggaagaggacgCGTCCAGTGGCGGATGCGCACGCTGGGGCGCGCGGGTCCGCGGCGGCGGTGGCCGCCGCAACAAAGGAGCGCGCGGCCGCGTCCAGGCGGCGGGAGCCGCGCGAGAACCGTTGGAGCGGGGCGgtggggggagagagggaggcacgcacggacggacggacggaaGGAGGGAGCGGGGCGCTGTCCCCGTGCAGCCCCGTGAGGCGGCGCGGCGGGAGCGCCGGGCTCGCTCCGGAGAGCGGTCGCCTGGCGCTCGCGGGCGCCCCCGACGCCGGGCCGGGAGCGCGGGCGGCGCGGCAGGGGCCGGGCCGGTCCCCGCCGGGAACCCGCCTGCGCCGCGCCCGCGGGTGCGTGGAACGGGCGTGCGCCTCCGCGGTCACGGGCACGGCGGCCGCGAGAGCCGGCGCGGGGAGGCACTGAGCGTCCCGAGCAGTCGCAGCCCCGCAAACACCTCCCTGCATCTCTCGCGGAGTTAACGGCCGTGTAAAAAGCGTGTGGAGgaataaatctgaatttcccAGCGGAATAAGTAACCAGAGCTTTCTTAAATCAGAGCTGGAAACGCTCTGGGCGAGTGCCTGACCCGCTCCATTCGCAAAGGGCTAACTTCGTTCTTTGCCACTTGCACATCCCCTGTATACTCCGCATCCGTGTTTTCAGCCAGTTGCTTCTATAATTAGTCCTCAGTGTCGACAAAATTGCAGCAAAATGCATACTGTTTAACAGGACGGTGCAATTGCTGCTACATTATTAGCAGAGACATTTTGCTGCTtgcttaaaaagagaaaattttccCATCTTGCAGAAAACTCTAAAAAGATCCCGTTTAAATAGTTGTTTGTCCTACCATCTTCAATGCTGGACCGATCCATCTTCCTGGGCCAGCAGAACCAGACAGCTCATAAATATATACAGTAttgctttctggttttgtttccttttgtatattttaaatatttacagactTACTATCTAGCTAtcttaaaatttgaaattttaggtctaagaaaagaattttggcctcatttttttactttttttactttaaattttcTGTGTAGCCAGGGACACTTGacctgcagagccaggtgtTCCCATACCATGTGAAAGACACAGCTCCAAGAGTTGCAAACCTGTCATCATACCTGTCATCTGCATCTGTTTCATACATGGTTATGGATAAATTAGAATTTAGGGAAGAAATTCCCAGGAGACCTGTGCCAGGTGGCACAGGATTTGttccaaaatattaaatttccCTCCTCTCCACTGTGTTTCCTGCTTTGGCACAATTAGATGTCTGTTGGGAttgaataatttgaaattatgtGTCTTGCATTATCCTTCTGTTTTCTGGTATCTTCATAGTTTAGAAATCTGGTACACTTGTCCCTTTCCTTCGTCCTGGATGAGCaaccatccctgtccctgctttgCTGTCCTTTGGGATGTTTGGTCTGCCTGCCAGACCCTCTGCTAGGCTGGCTCAGCTCTCTGGTTCAGCAGAAGACTGATCACCTTCTTGATGGGTTGGTTACTGCGTTAATTGTGGTGATTCCTGGGGAAAGTTTTCAGACCTTTAGATTTAGTGCAAagttaaaaagcaggaaagtgGAACAGGGAAGTGCAGTAGCCATAGGAAAGTAAACATGTGGAGTTGTCTTCTACAGTTGTCTGTAGCGTTACTGAAAAAATAACTCGGTATTTTATCTAActttaaataattgaaaatgcTGTCTTTTAACACGCACAATAATTTTTGGAATACATATTatcacattttgaaatgttattATCTTCCCATCTTTCAGGCTGAAGGTGGCCCATTCTGAGATTAATTTAATAATCATTTGCTTAGAAAACTTTCCGCATTGTTCATGGTAAGGCTTATATTTGATATTTCAAATTTAGTTTATTGTGCTGACTTATTTAGAGTATTTCTTACACATTTTTAGTGTTAATATTTCCTTTAGCTATAATAATGTCTTATAAGTTGGGTCATACATTTAAGGAGAACtggagttttaaaaagaaagttttcaaTTTTGTGTAATTGAATCAAAAAAGATTTGAATAATTGCAAATTGTGTAACCTAAGACCTTTATACATtcacaattttaaaatcagtttcagAGTAATGCTTTTACAGTCTAAGAGGCTTTTCTGGTCATTTTATGCAaaaaaagttgggtttttttaaaatgatggaAATTACTTCATCTCTTGGGATTTTGAGACTTAGAGTGTTTTATAAACGTTACAAAATTTTCCTGTTAATTTACAGGAGTTTTTCATCAGTATGTCTGAAACCATTAAATATAATGACGACGATCACAAAACTGTGTTCCTGAAAACATTGAATGAACAACGTTTGGAAGGAGAATTTTGTGACATCGCTATTGTGGTTGAAGATGTTAAGTTCAGAGCCCATAGGTGCGTCCTTGCTGCCTGCAGTACCTActtcaaaaagcttttcaaaaaaCTTGAAGTTGATAGTTCATCAGTAATAGAAATAGATTTTCTTCGTTCTGATATTTTTGAGGAAGTTCTCAATTACATGTATACTGCAAagatttctgttaaaaaagAGGATGTAAACTTGATGATGTCTTCAGGCCAGATCCTCGGTATTCGGTTTCTTGATAAACTCTGCTCTCAAAAACGTGATGTATCTAGTCCTGAGGAAAACACACAGTCCAAGAGCAAGTACTGTCTGAAAATGAACCGTTCTATGGGGGAACCCAATGATACCCAAGATGATGAGGTGGAAGAGATTGGAGATCATGATGACAGTCCATCAGATGTGACAGTGGAAGGCACACCCCCAAGTCAGGAAGATGGTAAATCACCAACCACTACCCTGAGAGTGCAAGAGGCAATTCTGAAAGAGTTGGGAAGTGAAGAAGTTAGAAAAGTAAACTGCTATGGCCAGGAAGTAGAGCCTATGGAAACAACGGAATCTAAAGACTTAGGATCTCAGACCCCTCAGGCACTCACATTTAATGATGGCATAAGTGAAGTGAAAGATGAACAGACACCAGGATGgaccacagcagctggggataTGAAGTTTGAGTACTTGCTTTACGGTCACAGGGAGCACATTGTATGTCAGGCTTGTGGCAAGACCTTTTCTGATGAAGCGCGTttgagaaaacatgaaaaactaCACACTGCAGACAGACCATTTGTTTGTGAAATGTGTACAAAGGGCTTCACCACGCAAGCTCATTTGAAAGAACACTTGAAAATACACACGGGTTACAAGCCTTACAGTTGTGAGGTGTGTGGGAAGTCTTTTATTCGTGCACCAGATCTAAAAAAGCATGAAAGAGTTCACAGTAATGAGAGGCCATTTGCATGCCATATGTGTGATAAAGCTTTCAAGCACAAGTCCCACCTCAAAGACCACGAAAGAAGGCACCGAGGAGAGAAACCTTTTGTCTGCAGTTCCTGCACTAAAGCATTTGCTAAGGCATCTGACCTAAAAAGGCATGAGAACAATATGCACAGTGAAAGAAAGCAAGTTACAGCAGCCAATTCCATCCAGAGTGAAACGGAACAGttgcaggcagcagccatggctgctgaagcagagcagcaatTAGAAACTATAGCCTGTAGTTAAAAACTAAAGCAGGAACTTTATCAGAAGtaatataagaaattaaatggaGCAAAATCTGTTGTTGATATACATTTAGACTGAGAATCTTTTCaagaaagcatatttttagAGGATTTGAATGTCACATAGGAATACATTGCATCGCTTGGTTAGGTatgttaaaacatttcagagatGGGTATTCTTAGAATGTGAAACAGTTTCATTGTCACTAGCAGTATAATGCACTAATAACTGCTTTAATTCGAGAATGTGATCAAGTTCTCTATAGAAGGGATCATCACTGGCCAATACTTTGCTTCATCCAGTATGGAATACTGAATACGATGTAAACATTGCAATCAGAGAGAATCAGTGAGTTAGGCTTGAAAACGCTGAGATCTCAAAAATCACaaacatggaaagaaattatttggttttcatAATTTGTAGGTGTTGTACCTGCAATTTTTTGAGAAGCGTACACTGAGTCCCTAAACTTTtcaattcttccttttttcaccTAATGTAGGTTGGTGCAACAGAGTGTAAAGGAGGATGGTAATCAAAATGAAGTTGCTTCTTATTCCATTCCCTCAGATATCCTCCTATTTTTATAAAAGTGGCAAGTTTTAATGAAATAGTTACATTCTTGGAAAAATTGCATTGTTCACAGGGATTCTGGCTGGCAAAGCAGAAGTGTCATGACATTCACCAGTCCCTTCTGTGGGCAAAAATGTCTGCctcatttgtttttatgttCACTTTTATACAGGGCCCCAGGGGTGGGACTGGGCCGCAAAGGAAAAAGGGTGGAGCATGGAGGAGACATGCTCCTTACTCAAACCCAGTAAAAATCAGTAAAAGCTAATACAGCCTGAATGGTTTTTTATTATGCCACTTCAGGTCACCTAACCTagcacagggaaggcagaggagtaTCCGCAGGAGCAGGTGACCAGGTGTCACTGCCAGACTACCGAAGCTGCAGCCATGGGTGTCACATAcctgcctgcagggctcagctggggttTGTGTTGTTGCTTATCATACAGCTCATAGGTCCTGTTCAAGTTTAAAAGCTTCCACCTTTTGAACACCGCCCCTCATCAAGAGGGGGACTTCAGTGGGTGAGTTCAGTCATAATTGATCCTGGATGGGTGTTCACTATTAGTCCGTTGCttagtctatttttttttttaaaccagctGGGGTACATGCTGATAACAATAGTTAACTCACAGAGTCAAGAAAATAAGTGGTCTTTGGATTGCAGTCTGCTACTTGTGCTCATCAAGGGAAGACACATTAACAGTGGCAATGTAATCCAAAAGTATATCGcccctttcttttaaatttgtaaATACTACAACTGTTGTGAAAACTTCATTTGAAGTTGGAATGGGCAAAAAACACACTTGGGCACATGGTTGGTAACATTGGTCACTTGTGATACCTATAGCATATCAAAGTGTTAGACCAGTTTCTGATAAGTTACTGTGTGGTAGATCACATCTTGCTTTTctaaatagaaatttaaaatagtGTTTTTGGAACTGTTGTATGGAACTTCAGTTATTGaggggtttttatttggttgaggtttttttttttcacagcttcaTTTTATTCATGTATTCATCAGGTTAAGCAGTTATCTTTAAATGCCAGTAATTGTTCAAATGCTGGTCTGTAAATAAAACATGACcttaaattttagaaaatgtaaaCTTTGGACCTTTaccaatatatttttttaaaatgttgcttcATTTTACATTCAGTAATATTAGTTTGTAAACAAACTATACATTTTGTACCTGTGCAACATCAGAGGATGTGTATTCATTGCATTTTATTGGTTCTCTTGAGGAACATGATAAATGACCAttgttaaaatgttttactgTATATGATTATAGATATAAAGATAGTAGGTCCAAAATAggatctactttttttttctaaatatatttgtcttgctgtgttttcttaTCTGAAATTGTGTGCACTTCTTCCTAGGTAATATGTGGTTGAAAAGACTGTACAAAACAGATTTGTTGTGATGAGAGTTCAAAAGTGTAAAATGTGAAGGAAGTAAATTTTCTCAAGGTCTGCTATGAAGAATGCAAGAAACCATGAGCTTAAATTACAGCAATAAACAATTAcgttggaaaaaaaaatatttcaataaggAATCACTAAAAGAGAATGCCTGGGGAGGTACTGCAATCTCCATTAGTGGTAACATTCAAGAATAGGTTAGAGAAACATCTATTAGGAATGGTTTAAATATGGTTAATTATGTCTTGAAGCTGAGGGATAAGCTCCATAACCTCTCAAGAAGATCCtcattgggatttttttggaaagtaataaattaaaatggagCTCACTGGGACAACAGACACTGGAGTGGAAAGACCGAACTCAAGTATTACAGTTaaagaaagctgctgctgacttGAGCACAAGTAATCAGGTTGTGAATTTGAAATTGTTATAGCAAATAAGGCTTTAATTAGAAGACTCACAGTGGAAAGTGTAGAGCATTGTGTGTTACATCAGAGTCGATTCTGCTGTTGTTACAGCTTATAGCTGTGAAAGTTACAGGTATGGAGGGATGGAGATATCCTTAGCAGTTTATATGTTCTTGTTAATGTGTTCCAAACTAATCTGTCTATTCTGAAGAAATGTTAGCCTATATGTTGTGGGGATGTGTCTGAAGTTCAGGTAAATTTATCTGCATCTTACAGTGCTACTGCTCCCATGTCTCTCCTGTCTGTGCCAAAAGACACCATGCACAAAAGCAG includes:
- the ZBTB14 gene encoding zinc finger and BTB domain-containing protein 14; the encoded protein is MEFFISMSETIKYNDDDHKTVFLKTLNEQRLEGEFCDIAIVVEDVKFRAHRCVLAACSTYFKKLFKKLEVDSSSVIEIDFLRSDIFEEVLNYMYTAKISVKKEDVNLMMSSGQILGIRFLDKLCSQKRDVSSPEENTQSKSKYCLKMNRSMGEPNDTQDDEVEEIGDHDDSPSDVTVEGTPPSQEDGKSPTTTLRVQEAILKELGSEEVRKVNCYGQEVEPMETTESKDLGSQTPQALTFNDGISEVKDEQTPGWTTAAGDMKFEYLLYGHREHIVCQACGKTFSDEARLRKHEKLHTADRPFVCEMCTKGFTTQAHLKEHLKIHTGYKPYSCEVCGKSFIRAPDLKKHERVHSNERPFACHMCDKAFKHKSHLKDHERRHRGEKPFVCSSCTKAFAKASDLKRHENNMHSERKQVTAANSIQSETEQLQAAAMAAEAEQQLETIACS